Proteins co-encoded in one Salvia splendens isolate huo1 chromosome 4, SspV2, whole genome shotgun sequence genomic window:
- the LOC121798449 gene encoding chlorophyll a-b binding protein, chloroplastic-like, whose amino-acid sequence MASACTSSAIAAVAFSPSSQKNGSIVGATKASFFGQRKLRVSKLTAPSDKRSVAVYAAADPDRPLWFPGSTPPPWLDGSLPGDFGFDPLGLASDPESLKWNQQAELVHCRWAMLGAAGIFIPEFLTKIGILNTPSWYTAGEQEYFTDTTTLFVVELILIGWAEGRRWADILKPGSVNTDPIFPNNKLTGTDVGYPGGLWFDPLGWGTGSPQKLKELRTKEIKNGRLAMLAVMGAWFQHIYTGTGPIDNLFAHLADPGHATIFASFSPK is encoded by the exons ATGGCCTCTGCCTGTACTTCATCAGCCATTGCTGCTGTTGCCTTCTCCCCAAG CTCACAGAAAAATGGATCAATTGTGGGAGCAACTAAGGCCTCTTTCTTTGGACAAAGAAAGTTGAGAGTCAGCAAGCTTACCGCACCTTCGGACAAGAGATCAGTTGCTGTATATGCGGCAGCTGACCCCGACAGACCGTTGTGGTTCCCTGGGAGCACCCCTCCTCCATGGCTCGATGGCAG CCTTCCCGGAGACTTTGGCTTTGATCCTCTCGGCCTAG CATCTGACCCAGAGAGCTTGAAATGGAACCAGCAGGCGGAGCTCGTCCACTGCAGATGGGCCATGCTGGGAGCTGCCGGCATTTTCATTCCCGAGTTCCTTACCAAGATCGGCATCCTCAACACCCCTTCGTGGTACACTGCCGGTGAGCAGGAGTACTTCACCGACACGACTACACTCTTTGTTGTAGAGTTGATTCTCATCGGATGGGCCGAGGGAAGAAGATGGGCAGACATCCTCAAGCCCGGATCTGTTAACACTGATCCCATATTCCCCAACAACAAGCTTACTGGAACCGATGTTGGCTACCCTGGTGGACTGTGGTTCGACCCACTCGGGTGGGGCACTGGATCACCACAAAAACTGAAGGAGCTGAGAACAAAGGAAATCAAGAACGGAAGGCTGGCAATGTTGGCAGTCATGGGAGCATGGTTTCAACATATCTACACCGGAACGGGACCCATCGATAACCTCTTTGCTCACCTTGCTGATCCTGGCCACGCCACCATATTTGCT TCTTTCAGTCCTAAGTAA
- the LOC121798442 gene encoding F-box protein At1g67340-like, which produces MRTRRGPCYPKPPDFCIDHEILKRPKVQVEFSPDFLNSLPDDLVLSVLCKLTSTARCPPDFINILITCKRLNRLGLTSIVLSKACPEMLAVKAKNWSESSHRFLKLCADTGNAEACYTLGMIHFYCLQKRGSGASLMAKAAIASHAPALYSLAVIQFNGSGGTKSDKDLAAGIALCARAAFVGHIDALRELGHCLQDGYGVKKNIAEGRRFLIQANARELAAVLAVCPWLLTDFRYNVPSPEPHPANRFLSEWFSDRTGNVIGPGLRLCSHSICGKPETRRHEFRRCSVCGAVNYCSRACQALDWKLRHRVDCTPVDRWADQDGAGL; this is translated from the exons ATGAGAACGAGAAGAGGTCCGTGTTATCCCAAGCCCCCGGATTTCTGTATCGACCATGAAATTCTCAAGAGACCAAAAGTGCAAGTTGAATTCTCGCCGGATTTTTTGAATTCTCTCCCGGATGATCTTGTGCTGTCTGTTCTCTGCAAGCTCACCTCTACCGCTCGATGCCCACCCGATTTCATCAATATTCTCATTAC ATGCAAAAGACTGAACAGATTAGGCCTGACCTCAATCGTACTGTCGAAAGCATGCCCGGAAATGCTGGCGGTGAAGGCGAAAAACTGGTCGGAATCGAGTCACCGGTTTCTCAAACTCTGCGCCGATACCGGAAACGCTGAAGCCTGCTACACCCTTGGCATG ATTCACTTCTACTGTTTGCAAAAACGAGGCAGCGGCGCGTCACTGATGGCGAAGGCGGCGATCGCCTCCCACGCGCCGGCTCTCTACTCCCTCGCCGTCATCCAGTTCAACGGCAGCGGCGGCACCAAGAGCGACAAGGACCTCGCCGCCGGCATCGCGTTGTGTGCACGCGCCGCCTTCGTCGGCCACATCGACGCCCTCCGCGAGCTCGGCCACTGCCTCCAGGACGGCTACGGTGTGAAGAAGAACATCGCCGAGGGGCGTCGCTTCTTAATTCAGGCTAACGCGCGTGAGCTCGCCGCCGTCCTTGCTGTGTGCCCGTGGCTGCTTACCGATTTCCGGTACAATGTGCCGTCGCCGGAGCCCCACCCGGCGAACCGGTTTTTGTCAGAGTGGTTCTCGGACCGAACCGGAAATGTGATCGGACCGGGTCTTCGGCTCTGCTCTCACTCGATTTGCGGCAAACCGGAGACACGTAGGCACGAGTTTCGTCGGTGCTCGGTGTGCGGAGCAGTGAATTATTGCTCACGGGCTTGTCAGGCACTGGATTGGAAACTGCGCCATAGGGTGGACTGCACTCCCGTTGATAGATGGGCCGACCAAGACGGCGCCGGGCTGTGA
- the LOC121798441 gene encoding uncharacterized protein LOC121798441 isoform X1 produces MLPEISIQQQATTDRNSKKEVECEEGEESLQSSSPSRPTSMVFKKENRVIPAHLVAEAISTLKGLDLRWSGPITPAEMQYVEQYVLAKYPEYCNGLCLPDRSAPESSTSDMITRIQLSPSKLVDTLTKKTSFQGNFMSIPEIQARNRALDSCGLTSEDYLVVFTATVREALTMVGDSYPFFRGNYYMTVLPEDEDAIIREVAASKDAKVVGAPAAWLDLRIKGSQLSQYFRRKCKCSPKGLFAYPAVCSNGEGGFLRSSMHWISEAHRNSWHVLLDVAGLEAGKECLRSLALHRPDFVTCTVDVAHAHPSKVTCLLVRRKSFETDAPSA; encoded by the exons ATGTTACCAGAAATAAGCATTCAGCAACAGGCTACTACAGATAGAAACTCCAAG AAGGAAGTGGAATGTGAAGAAGGAGAAGAATCATTGCAATCATCCTCACCAAGCAGGCCAACCAGCATGGTCTTTAAG aagGAGAACAGAGTGATCCCCGCGCACCTAGTGGCCGAGGCCATCTCGACACTGAAGGGGCTCGACCTGAGGTGGTCGGGCCCCATCACCCCTGCAGAAATGCAGTACGTGGAGCAGTACGTCCTGGCCAAGTACCCGGAGTACTGCAACGGCCTCTGCCTCCCTGACCGTTCCGCTCCTGAATCTTCCACCTCTGACATGATCACTAGGATCCAGCTGTCGCCCTCCAAGCTGGTCGACACCCTCACCAAGAAGACCTCCTTCCAGGGCAACTTCATGTCCATCCCCGAGATCCAGGCCCGCAACCGAGCCCTCGACAGCTGCGGCCTCACCTCAGAGGACTACCTCGTCGTCTTCACCGCCACAGTCAGGGAGGCCCTAACCATGGTTGGGGACTCCTACCCTTTCTTCAGGGGGAACTACTACATGACCGTGCTCCCTGAAGACGAGGACGCCATCATCAGGGAGGTGGCGGCGTCCAAGGACGCCAAGGTGGTGGGGGCACCCGCGGCTTGGCTGGACCTCAGGATAAAGGGTTCCCAGCTGAGCCAGTATTTCAGGAGGAAGTGCAAGTGCAGCCCCAAGGGGCTCTTTGCCTATCCAGCTGTGTGCTCGAATGGAGAAGGGGGCTTTCTCCGTTCCAGCATGCACTGGATATCGGAGGCGCATAGGAACTCGTGGCACGTGCTGCTTGACGTTGCCGGGTTGGAGGCCGGAAAGGAGTGCCTCCGGTCGCTGGCGCTGCACCGCCCTGATTTCGTCACGTGCACAGTTGATGTGGCGCACGCGCACCCGTCCAAGGTTACCTGCCTCTTGGTGAGGAGGAAGTCGTTTGAGACGGACGCGCCTTCTGCTTAA
- the LOC121798446 gene encoding probable methyltransferase At1g27930 has translation MQKSNNQSQVAESRWPLSLVVMGLIGSASLVFLLLGKNSSAPFLCGAWGSRFSGPATSLQLEAILHYATSTVVPQQSRGEISVTFNVLRSSEPADFLVFGLGRDSLMWASLNPRGRTLFLEEDPKWVQTVLKDAPALRAHTVRYRNQLSQADDLMHHFRSEPHCSPNKSFLRGNHKCRLALNMLANEVYDTEWDLIMIDAPRGYFPEAPGRMAAIYSAAVMARNRKKPGVTHVFLHDVDRRVEKMYAEAFLCKKNRVKAEGRLWHFEIPPAANINSDFC, from the exons ATGCAGAAAAGCAACAACCAAAGCCAGGTGGCGGAGAGCCGATGGCCCCTGAGCCTGGTGGTGATGGGGCTGATCGGCAGCGCATCCCTGGTGTTCTTGCTCCTCGGTAAGAACTCGTCGGCCCCTTTCCTGTGCGGCGCGTGGGGGTCACGCTTCTCTGGTCCGGCCACGAGCCTCCAGTTAGAGGCGATCCTCCACTACGCGACGTCGACGGTGGTGCCGCAGCAGTCTCGGGGCGAGATCTCCGTGACATTCAACGTCCTCCGGTCATCGGAGCCCGCCGACTTCCTCGTCTTCGGACTCGGGCGCGATTCACTCATGTGGGCCTCCCTCAATCCACGTGGCAGGACGCTATTCCTGGAGGAGGACCCCAAGTGGGTCCAAACCGTCCTAAAAGACGCCCCTGCCCTCCGGGCCCACACCGTCCGCTACCGCAACCAACTCTCCCAAGCCGACGACTTGATGCACCATTTCCGCTCCGAGCCTCATTGCTCCCCGAATAAGTCTTTCCTACGTGGCAACCATAAATGCAG ATTAGCGCTGAACATGCTCGCCAACGAGGTGTACGACACGGAGTGGGACCTAATAATGATCGACGCGCCGCGGGGGTACTTCCCGGAGGCGCCGGGGAGGATGGCGGCGATATACTCGGCGGCGGTGATGGCGAGGAACCGGAAGAAACCGGGCGTGACGCACGTGTTCCTACACGACGTGGATCGGAGGGTGGAGAAGATGTATGCGGAGGCGTTCCTGTGTAAGAAGAATCGGGTCAAGGCCGAAGGGAGGCTGTGGCATTTTGAGATACCGCCCGCCGCTAACATCAACTCCGACTTTTGCTAG
- the LOC121798441 gene encoding uncharacterized protein LOC121798441 isoform X2, which translates to MLPEISIQQQATTDRNSKEVECEEGEESLQSSSPSRPTSMVFKKENRVIPAHLVAEAISTLKGLDLRWSGPITPAEMQYVEQYVLAKYPEYCNGLCLPDRSAPESSTSDMITRIQLSPSKLVDTLTKKTSFQGNFMSIPEIQARNRALDSCGLTSEDYLVVFTATVREALTMVGDSYPFFRGNYYMTVLPEDEDAIIREVAASKDAKVVGAPAAWLDLRIKGSQLSQYFRRKCKCSPKGLFAYPAVCSNGEGGFLRSSMHWISEAHRNSWHVLLDVAGLEAGKECLRSLALHRPDFVTCTVDVAHAHPSKVTCLLVRRKSFETDAPSA; encoded by the exons ATGTTACCAGAAATAAGCATTCAGCAACAGGCTACTACAGATAGAAACTCCAAG GAAGTGGAATGTGAAGAAGGAGAAGAATCATTGCAATCATCCTCACCAAGCAGGCCAACCAGCATGGTCTTTAAG aagGAGAACAGAGTGATCCCCGCGCACCTAGTGGCCGAGGCCATCTCGACACTGAAGGGGCTCGACCTGAGGTGGTCGGGCCCCATCACCCCTGCAGAAATGCAGTACGTGGAGCAGTACGTCCTGGCCAAGTACCCGGAGTACTGCAACGGCCTCTGCCTCCCTGACCGTTCCGCTCCTGAATCTTCCACCTCTGACATGATCACTAGGATCCAGCTGTCGCCCTCCAAGCTGGTCGACACCCTCACCAAGAAGACCTCCTTCCAGGGCAACTTCATGTCCATCCCCGAGATCCAGGCCCGCAACCGAGCCCTCGACAGCTGCGGCCTCACCTCAGAGGACTACCTCGTCGTCTTCACCGCCACAGTCAGGGAGGCCCTAACCATGGTTGGGGACTCCTACCCTTTCTTCAGGGGGAACTACTACATGACCGTGCTCCCTGAAGACGAGGACGCCATCATCAGGGAGGTGGCGGCGTCCAAGGACGCCAAGGTGGTGGGGGCACCCGCGGCTTGGCTGGACCTCAGGATAAAGGGTTCCCAGCTGAGCCAGTATTTCAGGAGGAAGTGCAAGTGCAGCCCCAAGGGGCTCTTTGCCTATCCAGCTGTGTGCTCGAATGGAGAAGGGGGCTTTCTCCGTTCCAGCATGCACTGGATATCGGAGGCGCATAGGAACTCGTGGCACGTGCTGCTTGACGTTGCCGGGTTGGAGGCCGGAAAGGAGTGCCTCCGGTCGCTGGCGCTGCACCGCCCTGATTTCGTCACGTGCACAGTTGATGTGGCGCACGCGCACCCGTCCAAGGTTACCTGCCTCTTGGTGAGGAGGAAGTCGTTTGAGACGGACGCGCCTTCTGCTTAA